A region from the Microcella frigidaquae genome encodes:
- a CDS encoding type IV pilus modification PilV family protein, translated as MTQQRALAPRAVVPADARRAAADDRGIGLIEIIISMFLISLLAIAFVPVLVTALRASEVNSTSATANRLVSQAIDAARTRGAADCAGAQLLNATSDTVDAQGVTLRVVTSVPAVASCTDGTAMRVTVVAFDLADATRTPIADARTLIYLDGTP; from the coding sequence ATGACGCAGCAGCGAGCACTCGCTCCGCGTGCCGTCGTGCCCGCCGACGCCCGTCGCGCCGCCGCGGATGATCGCGGCATCGGACTCATCGAGATCATCATCTCGATGTTCCTGATCTCCCTCCTGGCGATCGCCTTCGTCCCGGTCCTCGTCACGGCCCTCCGCGCCTCCGAGGTCAACTCGACGAGCGCGACCGCGAACCGTCTCGTGTCGCAGGCGATCGACGCGGCCCGGACGCGCGGGGCGGCCGACTGCGCGGGCGCCCAGCTGCTCAACGCGACGAGCGACACCGTCGACGCCCAGGGCGTCACTCTCCGGGTGGTCACGTCGGTGCCCGCTGTCGCGTCGTGCACGGACGGCACGGCGATGCGCGTCACCGTCGTCGCGTTCGATCTGGCCGACGCGACCCGCACACCGATCGCTGACGCGCGCACCCTCATCTACCTGGACGGCACGCCGTGA
- the rpsL gene encoding 30S ribosomal protein S12 yields the protein MPTIQQLVRKGRSPKVSKTKAPALKANPQQRGVCTRVYTTTPKKPNSALRKVARVKLSNGTEVTAYIPGEGHNLQEHSMVLVRGGRVKDLPGVRYKIVRGALDTQAVKNRKQARSRYGAKMEKK from the coding sequence GTGCCCACTATCCAGCAGCTGGTCCGCAAGGGCCGCTCGCCGAAGGTCTCGAAGACCAAGGCGCCGGCCCTGAAGGCCAACCCCCAGCAGCGCGGCGTTTGCACGCGCGTCTACACCACGACCCCCAAGAAGCCGAACTCGGCTCTGCGGAAGGTCGCTCGTGTGAAGCTCAGCAACGGCACCGAGGTCACCGCCTACATCCCGGGCGAGGGCCACAACCTGCAGGAGCACTCGATGGTGCTCGTGCGCGGTGGTCGTGTGAAGGACCTCCCCGGCGTGCGCTACAAGATCGTGCGCGGCGCGCTCGACACCCAGGCCGTGAAGAACCGCAAGCAGGCGCGCAGCCGCTACGGCGCGAAGATGGAGAAGAAGTAA
- the rpsG gene encoding 30S ribosomal protein S7 — protein sequence MPRKGPAPKRPVVADPVYGAPIVSQLVNKILLDGKKGLAERIVYGALEGVAAKSGQDAVAVLKKALDNVRPTLEVRSRRVGGSTYQVPVEVKPHRANTLALRWLTSYAKARREKTMTERLMNEILDASNGLGAAVKRREDTHKMAESNKAFAHYRW from the coding sequence ATGCCTCGCAAGGGTCCCGCTCCGAAGCGCCCCGTCGTCGCCGACCCCGTCTACGGGGCGCCGATCGTCAGCCAGCTCGTCAACAAGATCCTCCTCGACGGCAAGAAGGGCCTCGCCGAGCGCATCGTCTACGGTGCGCTCGAGGGAGTCGCCGCGAAGAGCGGCCAGGACGCCGTTGCCGTGCTCAAGAAGGCTCTCGACAACGTGCGCCCCACCCTCGAGGTGCGGTCGCGTCGTGTCGGTGGCTCGACTTACCAAGTTCCGGTCGAGGTCAAGCCGCACCGCGCGAACACCCTCGCGCTGCGCTGGCTGACCTCGTACGCCAAGGCCCGTCGCGAGAAGACGATGACCGAGCGCCTGATGAACGAGATCCTCGACGCCTCGAACGGCCTCGGCGCCGCCGTGAAGCGTCGTGAGGACACCCACAAGATGGCCGAGAGCAACAAGGCGTTCGCTCACTACCGCTGGTAA
- a CDS encoding prepilin peptidase has protein sequence MTVVMPLIVGVLGAAIGSFLNVVIHRVPRGLSVVSPPSACPSCAAPIRPGDNIPVLSWLLLRGRCRSCAAPIAARYAVVELATALSFAGLAALVAPRILAATTPADVAAAVLELVALLWFAGISIALTAIDLETHRLPDRIVLPSYAVLAVLLGSAALLTGAGEAAGRAAAGAGILFIFYLALALISPRGMGMGDVKLAGVIGLVLGWVGWEALAVGALGAFLLGGLAALVLIAARRARRTTGIPFGPWMLGGAWMGILLGEPIARGYLALFGLD, from the coding sequence ATGACGGTCGTCATGCCGCTCATCGTCGGGGTGCTCGGTGCCGCGATCGGTTCTTTCCTCAACGTCGTGATCCACCGGGTGCCGCGCGGCCTCTCGGTGGTCTCCCCGCCGAGCGCGTGCCCGAGCTGCGCGGCGCCGATCCGGCCTGGCGACAACATCCCCGTGCTCTCCTGGCTCCTTCTGCGTGGGCGCTGCCGGTCGTGCGCGGCGCCCATCGCGGCGCGCTACGCGGTCGTCGAGCTCGCCACGGCCCTGAGCTTCGCCGGGCTCGCCGCCCTCGTCGCGCCGCGCATCCTCGCCGCAACGACCCCGGCCGACGTCGCGGCTGCGGTGCTCGAGCTGGTCGCGCTGCTGTGGTTCGCCGGCATCAGCATCGCCCTGACCGCGATCGATCTCGAGACCCATCGCCTCCCCGACCGGATCGTGCTGCCCTCCTATGCCGTGCTCGCGGTGCTGCTCGGTTCCGCCGCGCTCCTCACCGGAGCGGGGGAGGCGGCTGGGCGGGCCGCGGCCGGGGCGGGCATCCTGTTCATCTTCTACCTCGCTCTCGCGCTCATCTCGCCGCGCGGCATGGGGATGGGCGATGTGAAGCTCGCCGGCGTCATCGGGCTCGTGCTCGGGTGGGTCGGCTGGGAGGCGCTCGCCGTCGGTGCGCTCGGAGCGTTCCTGCTCGGAGGCCTCGCGGCCCTCGTGCTGATCGCGGCGCGCCGGGCGCGTCGCACCACGGGAATCCCCTTCGGGCCGTGGATGCTGGGGGGAGCCTGGATGGGGATCCTGCTGGGTGAGCCGATCGCGCGGGGGTATCTCGCGCTGTTCGGACTGGACTGA
- the fusA gene encoding elongation factor G, which produces MALDVLTDLKKVRNIGIMAHIDAGKTTTTERILFYTGVNHKIGETHDGASTMDWMAQEQERGITITSAATTCFWNKHQINIIDTPGHVDFTVEVERSLRVLDGAVAVFDGKEGVEPQSETVWRQADKYDVPRICFVNKMDKLGADFYFTVDTIVKRLGARPLVIQLPIGFESTFTGVVDLVEMRALVWPGDAKGDVTMGAEYEIQEIPAELKEKAEEYRQALLETVAESDDVLLEKFFGGEELTVAEIKGAIRKMTIASEIYPVLCGSAFKNRGVQPMLDAVVDYLPSPLDVPATVAHDPRDEEKEIVRKPDATEPFAALAFKVAVHPFFGRLTYVRVYSGAIDSGAQIVNSTKGKKERIGKIFQMHANKENPVESVTAGHIYAVIGLKDTTTGDTLCDPNNPVVLESMTFPEPVIEVAIEPKTKADQEKLGTAIQKLAEEDPTFRTEQNVETGQTVIKGMGELHLDILVDRMKREFNVEANVGKPQVAYRETIKKTIEKYDYTHKKQTGGSGQFAKVQISLEPLEVTPETSYEFVNAVTGGRVPREYIPSVDAGIQDAMQVGVLAGFPTVGVKATLIDGAAHDVDSSEMAFKIAGSMAFKEAARKANPVLLEPLMAVEVRTPEEYMGDVIGDLNSRRGQIQSMDDATGVKVVRALVPLSEMFGYVGDLRSKTSGRAVYSMTFDSYAEVPKAVADEIVQKSKGE; this is translated from the coding sequence GTGGCACTCGACGTGCTCACCGACCTCAAGAAGGTCCGCAACATCGGCATCATGGCTCACATCGATGCCGGCAAGACCACCACGACCGAGCGCATCCTCTTCTACACGGGTGTGAACCACAAGATCGGTGAGACGCACGATGGCGCGTCGACGATGGACTGGATGGCGCAGGAGCAGGAGCGCGGCATCACGATCACGTCGGCCGCGACGACCTGCTTCTGGAACAAGCACCAGATCAACATCATCGACACCCCCGGCCACGTCGACTTCACCGTCGAGGTCGAGCGCTCGCTGCGCGTCCTGGACGGCGCGGTCGCGGTGTTCGACGGCAAGGAGGGCGTCGAGCCCCAGTCGGAGACCGTGTGGCGTCAGGCCGACAAGTACGACGTGCCTCGCATCTGCTTCGTCAACAAGATGGACAAGCTCGGCGCCGACTTCTACTTCACCGTCGACACGATCGTGAAGCGCCTCGGCGCCCGGCCGCTGGTCATCCAGCTGCCGATCGGCTTCGAGTCGACCTTCACCGGCGTCGTCGACCTCGTCGAGATGCGTGCCCTGGTGTGGCCCGGCGATGCCAAGGGTGACGTCACCATGGGCGCCGAGTATGAGATCCAGGAGATCCCGGCCGAGCTCAAGGAGAAGGCCGAGGAGTACCGCCAGGCCCTGCTCGAGACCGTCGCCGAGAGCGACGACGTGCTGCTGGAGAAGTTCTTCGGCGGCGAGGAGCTCACGGTCGCCGAGATCAAGGGCGCGATTCGCAAGATGACGATCGCCTCGGAGATCTACCCGGTGCTGTGCGGCTCGGCGTTCAAGAACCGCGGCGTGCAGCCGATGCTCGACGCGGTCGTCGACTACCTGCCGAGCCCGCTCGACGTTCCGGCCACCGTCGCGCACGACCCGCGCGACGAGGAGAAGGAGATCGTCCGCAAGCCCGACGCGACCGAGCCCTTCGCGGCTCTCGCGTTCAAGGTCGCGGTGCACCCCTTCTTCGGTCGCCTCACCTACGTGCGCGTGTACTCCGGCGCGATCGACTCGGGTGCCCAGATCGTCAACTCGACGAAGGGCAAGAAGGAGCGCATCGGCAAGATCTTCCAGATGCACGCCAACAAGGAGAACCCGGTCGAGTCGGTCACCGCTGGCCACATCTACGCGGTCATCGGCCTGAAGGACACCACGACGGGCGACACTCTGTGCGACCCGAACAACCCGGTCGTGCTCGAGTCGATGACCTTCCCGGAGCCCGTGATCGAGGTCGCCATCGAGCCGAAGACCAAGGCCGACCAGGAGAAGCTCGGCACGGCCATCCAGAAGCTGGCCGAGGAGGACCCGACGTTCCGCACCGAGCAGAACGTCGAGACCGGCCAGACCGTCATCAAGGGCATGGGCGAGCTGCACCTCGACATCCTCGTGGACCGCATGAAGCGCGAGTTCAACGTCGAGGCCAACGTCGGCAAGCCGCAGGTGGCCTACCGCGAGACGATCAAGAAGACCATCGAGAAGTATGACTACACCCACAAGAAGCAGACCGGTGGGTCGGGTCAGTTCGCGAAGGTCCAGATCTCGCTCGAGCCGCTCGAGGTCACCCCTGAGACGAGCTACGAGTTCGTGAACGCCGTCACCGGTGGTCGCGTGCCGCGGGAGTACATCCCTTCGGTCGACGCGGGCATCCAGGACGCGATGCAGGTCGGCGTGCTCGCCGGCTTCCCGACGGTGGGCGTCAAGGCGACCCTCATCGACGGCGCCGCGCACGACGTCGACTCCTCGGAGATGGCGTTCAAGATCGCCGGCTCGATGGCCTTCAAGGAGGCTGCGCGCAAGGCGAACCCCGTGCTCCTCGAGCCGCTCATGGCGGTCGAGGTGCGCACCCCCGAGGAGTACATGGGCGACGTCATCGGCGACCTGAACTCCCGCCGCGGTCAGATCCAGTCGATGGATGACGCGACGGGCGTGAAGGTCGTCCGCGCCCTCGTGCCGCTGTCGGAGATGTTCGGGTACGTCGGCGACCTTCGGTCGAAGACGTCCGGACGCGCCGTCTACTCGATGACGTTCGACAGCTACGCGGAGGTCCCGAAGGCCGTCGCCGACGAGATCGTCCAGAAGAGCAAGGGCGAGTAA
- a CDS encoding PulJ/GspJ family protein gives MSAVVMRRQSRAAARTADDRGFTLIELLIASALFGVVITIVASVVISAIQADRTVRDVTGSTTDGQLVANSVEQIVRNSTAVQVTPISGGQSVTVRVRTTAGGTARCHAFFYDATLGQVYQRSSTSLITAPTPGAVGSEWTVVSAGIEPVIGSGGTPQPVFAAQGTRGVAVNFTVDGDAGPASLFVTAATGRGPQSNASPQCF, from the coding sequence GTGAGCGCCGTCGTGATGCGCCGACAGAGCCGCGCCGCCGCCCGCACCGCCGACGACCGCGGATTCACGCTCATCGAGCTCCTCATCGCCTCGGCGCTCTTCGGCGTCGTCATCACGATCGTCGCGAGCGTGGTCATCAGCGCCATCCAGGCCGACCGCACCGTGCGCGACGTGACCGGCTCGACCACCGACGGCCAGCTCGTGGCGAACAGCGTCGAGCAGATCGTGCGCAACTCGACCGCCGTCCAGGTGACCCCGATCTCCGGCGGGCAGTCCGTCACCGTGCGGGTGCGCACCACCGCCGGCGGCACCGCACGCTGCCACGCCTTCTTCTACGACGCGACCCTCGGCCAGGTCTACCAGCGGTCGAGCACGTCGCTGATCACGGCGCCCACCCCCGGAGCCGTCGGCTCCGAATGGACTGTCGTGAGCGCTGGAATCGAGCCCGTCATCGGCAGCGGTGGAACCCCGCAGCCGGTGTTCGCCGCGCAGGGCACGCGCGGCGTGGCCGTGAACTTCACCGTCGACGGGGACGCCGGCCCCGCATCCCTCTTCGTGACGGCCGCCACTGGCCGTGGTCCTCAATCGAATGCGAGCCCGCAATGCTTCTGA
- the pilM gene encoding type IV pilus assembly protein PilM, producing the protein MAGGVVGVDIGSSMLRAVEIDDASKARPTIVRAHEVALPEGSVKRGEVLEVHTVASAFKRLWAAGGFRTKDIALGIGGQSVIVRDLAVPRMPLAQIKESLPFQVQDLLPVPINDAVLDYYPISEGQGESGPIVNGLLVAAFKQAVTTNVTAATLAGLNPVSMDLLPFAMTRVHTLSSPTSGFAVHMNIGANATSIVIVQAGVPLFVRIVPAGGDDATRALMTRLSLPRDRAEALKRDLGLTSVGTTDDERIAAEVIHEATSELLTAVRNTLAYFAGLRSGVAFDHLSVAGGATRMRGFASALAESTRISVVPVNPLAGVTASHTLRGKASDEEMQTWITAIGLAVGSGA; encoded by the coding sequence ATGGCAGGCGGAGTAGTCGGAGTCGACATCGGCAGCTCGATGCTGCGCGCGGTCGAGATCGACGACGCGAGCAAGGCGCGTCCGACGATTGTGCGCGCCCACGAGGTCGCGCTGCCGGAGGGATCGGTGAAGCGCGGCGAGGTGCTCGAGGTGCACACCGTGGCCTCGGCCTTCAAGCGGCTCTGGGCCGCCGGCGGCTTCCGGACGAAGGACATCGCCCTCGGCATCGGCGGGCAGAGCGTCATCGTGCGCGACCTCGCCGTGCCGCGCATGCCGCTCGCCCAGATCAAGGAGTCGCTCCCGTTCCAGGTCCAGGACCTCCTGCCCGTGCCGATCAATGACGCGGTTCTCGACTACTACCCGATCTCCGAGGGTCAGGGTGAGTCGGGTCCGATCGTCAACGGGCTGCTGGTCGCTGCCTTCAAGCAGGCGGTCACGACCAACGTCACCGCCGCGACCCTCGCCGGCCTCAACCCGGTCAGCATGGACCTCCTGCCGTTCGCGATGACCCGCGTGCACACCCTGTCGAGCCCGACCAGCGGGTTCGCGGTGCACATGAACATCGGCGCCAACGCCACCTCGATCGTGATCGTGCAGGCCGGCGTGCCGCTCTTCGTCCGTATCGTGCCCGCGGGGGGCGATGACGCCACGCGCGCCCTCATGACGCGACTGAGCCTCCCGCGCGACCGCGCCGAGGCGCTCAAGCGCGATCTGGGCTTGACCTCCGTCGGCACCACCGACGACGAGCGCATCGCCGCCGAGGTCATCCACGAGGCGACCAGCGAGCTGCTCACCGCGGTGCGCAACACCCTCGCCTACTTCGCCGGTCTGCGCTCGGGCGTGGCCTTCGATCACCTCTCCGTCGCCGGCGGGGCGACCCGGATGCGCGGCTTCGCCAGTGCACTGGCCGAGTCGACGCGCATCTCGGTCGTGCCGGTCAACCCGCTCGCCGGGGTGACCGCCTCGCACACCCTGCGCGGCAAGGCCAGCGACGAGGAGATGCAGACCTGGATCACGGCGATCGGCCTCGCGGTGGGGAGCGGCGCATGA